In Artemia franciscana chromosome 4, ASM3288406v1, whole genome shotgun sequence, a single window of DNA contains:
- the LOC136025790 gene encoding lysine--tRNA ligase-like, which translates to MLLKKVLKILIPASCAGFAVWFGAKTIKQYCCRTKGRATERNCKEEPPKEIKVLRSKMDDESPSEYFRKRSAAILAAKSAHKFIDEFVHKYNQLDVGQFSEEKVSVAGRIHAVRESGFYCLRGNLTKIQVFVDARSYQSLNFNEDVDKIKKGDIIGCFYMAYADYEDLMSITEDMLSGMVQSIHGTLKINYQPEGPDGPIEQIDFTPPYRRMKIIPELEKRLEVSLPHPSTFDTPEAVELLDLLSTKHDVHCPPPRTAARLLDKLVGHFLEEECRNPTFLIDHPQVMSPLAKCHRSAPGVTERFELFVGKKEICNAYTELNDPFEQRKRFAQQAKDRAAGDDEVQLVDENFLTALEYGLPPTGGWDMGIDRIAMFLTNSTNIKDVLFFPTMKPVRKND; encoded by the exons atgcttttaaaaaaGGTGCTAAAAATTCTTATACCAGCCTCCTGTGCTGGATTTGCTGTTTGGTTCGGGGCAAAGacaataaaacaatattgttgtaGGACGAAAGGAAGAGCCACAGAAAGAAATTGTAAGGAAGAGCCACCGAAAGAAATCAAAGTACTAAGATCGAAAATGGACGATGAAAGCCCCAGCGAATACTTCCGAAAACGAAGTGCTGCTATTCTAGCTGCTAAAAGTGCTCACAAATTTATAGATGAATTTGTGCACAAATACAACCAGCTTGATGTCGGACAGTTCTCAGAAGAAAAAGTATCAGTTGCTGGACGGATACATGCTGTTCGAGAGTCCGGATTTTATTGTCTTCGTGGTAACCTCACTAAAATACAAGTGTTTGTTGACGCTAGAAGCTACCAATCCCTTAATTTTAATGAGGATGTCGATAAAATCAAAAAAGGGGATATTATTGGATGT TTTTATATGGCTTATGCTGATTATGAGGATCTGATGAGCATAACTGAAGATATGCTCTCTGGTATGGTCCAAAGCATTCACggaacattaaaaataaattaccagCCAGAAGGTCCAGATGGCCCGAttgaacaaattgactttaCTCCTCCATACCGGCGAATGAAAATTATCCCTGAATTAGAGAAACGACTGGAAGTTTCACTGCCACATCCCAGTACTTTTGATACCCCTGAAGCTGTGGAACTTTTAGATCTACTTTCCACGAAACATGACGTGCATTGCCCACCTCCGCGAACTGCCGCACGATTGCTAGATAAGCTCGTTGGTCACTTTTTAGAAGAGGAATGTAGAAACCCTACATTCCTAATTGATCATCCCCAAGTTATGAGCCCACTAGCAAAGTGTCATAGATCTGCACCAGGGGTTACAGAAAGATTTGAGCTTTTTGTTGGCAAAAAGGAAATTTGTAACGCCTACACAGAGCTGAATGACCCTTTTGAACAACGAAAAAGATTTGCTCAGCAGGCTAAGGACAGAGCTGCTGGAGACGATGAAGTGCAACTAGTAGATGAGAATTTCTTGACTGCCTTGGAATATGGCCTCCCCCCAACTGGTGGCTGGGATATGGGTATTGACAGGATTGCCATGTTCCTGACGAACAGTACTAACATCAAAGATGTACTATTTTTCCCTACAATGAAGCCAGTCAGAAAGAATGATTAA